GCCAGCGGATGCCCTTCGCGCCCATCGTGAAGTCGGGCCCCAACGCCCTGTGGCCCTGGCGCATCCTCGCCGCGCACTACAACCGCCGCAACCGGGCCCTGCAGGCCGGCGAGGTGGTGGTGTTCGACGTGGGATGCGAGGTGGGATATTATGTGGGCGACGTGGGGCGCACGCTGCCCGTATCCGGCACCTTCACCGAGGCCCAGCGCAAGGCCCTCGACCTCCAGCGCGCCGTTTCGGATGCGATGATCGCGGCCGTGAAACCCGGCGCCACCTTCGCCGCTGTCCAGCAGGCCGGCCTGGACGCCATGCCGGCGGAGGCGAAACCGTTCATGCAGGTGGGCGACTTCTTCGGCCACGCCATCGGGATGAGCGCCGGCGACCCGTTCCGGCTCGACTTGCCGCTCGAAGCCGGCATGGTCTTCACCATCGAACCCTGGTACTACAACCACGCCGCCGGCCTGGGTGTCTTTCTAGAAGATGTGATCCTCGTCACCGAGACCGGCGCCGAAAACCTCACGGATTATCTCCCCAGAACTCCGGAACGGCTGGAGAAACTGATGAAGGGAGAGATCGACCTGGTGGATTGACGGTTGCGACGTAGCCATGCGAAGCCCGGACAATGTTTTTGGATGGGCTCCCCATCCGACTGCACAGTCTCATCTCCATGTAGTATTTTCGGCCGTCCTTTCTCCTCCCACCACACGGCCCGTATGATCCTCGATTCCATCGCCTCTACCGTCCAACTCGCCAACGACGTTCCCATGCCCTGGCTCGGCCTCGGCGTTTTCCGCACCCAGGAGGGTGAGGAAGTCGAACAATCCATCCAGTGGGCGCTCGACGCCGGCTACCGAAGCATCGACACCGCGCGCATCTACGCGAACGAGGTCGGCGTCGGACGCGCCATCCATCGAAGCGGCGTCCCACGGACCGAGGTGTTCGTCACCACCAAGGTCTGGAACTCCGACCAGGGCTACGCCTCCACCCTCAAGGCATTCGACGAAAGCCTGGAGCGGCTCGGGATGTCGTATGTCGACCTTTACCTCATCCACTGGCCCGTGAAGGGGAAATTTCGCGACACCTGGCGGGCGCTGGAAACGCTCTACGCCGAGGGGCGCGCCCGCGCCATCGGGGTGAGCAACTTCCTGGTGTCTCATCTGGAAGAACTGCGGGTGGGGGCCTCGGTGGTCCCGATGGTGAACCAGGTAGAATTCCACCCGTACCTCCAGCAGCCGGCGCTCCAGGATTTCTGCCGTAAACACGGCATCCGCCTCGAAGCCTGGAGCCCGATCATGAAAGGCGAGGCGGTCTCCGAACCGACCCTCGCGGCCATCGGCCAACGGCACGGGAAAAATGGCGCGCAGGTCGCGCTCCGCTGGATCCTCCAGAAAGGCGTCGTGGCCATCCCAAAATCGGTGAAGAAAAACCGGATCGAGGCGAATGCCGATATCTTCGACTTCGAGCTTACGCCGGACGAGATGCACCAGATCGACGGCCTGGATCGGCATCACCGCTACGGTCCGGATCCGGATAATTTTAATTTCTAGCGGGCGTTACACGCGGCGAGTAGAGACGCAATATATTGCGTCTCTACGGTGTGAAAACCGGTATTTTCGCCTGTTTATGACCGCCGCTGCGTAACGCCACTTTTTAAGATGACCCATCGCCCCGCCACGTTCTTCTGGCCCCCGGCCCTCGTCATGCGCTGGGCTGTTTTCTGCGTCCTGCTCGCCGCCGGCTGCGCGGACGAGCCAGGCCCGGTCGGGCCCGAACTGGAAGGCGGCGTCATTCCCATCACCTTCCGGGTGGAAGATCGGCAGGTCTTCGAGAAGGAAACGATCGTCTACCGTACCGCCGGCGCGGGGCATCCCGATCCCGCCTCGTTCACCCTCCGCGCCGCCCAGGGCGCCCTGCTGCGGACGCTGCTGCCGGCGCTGGAGGAGGCCGACTTCGATCAGTATGCCGGCGACGCCGGGTACACGCCTCTCGCCGCCGATCACGTCGCGGTGGTGTATGCGTATTTCGGCTTTCCAGGGCTGTTCGCACCATAAAAAAAGCCCCGAGACCACTGGGTCGCGGGGCTTTAAAGGAAACGTGGCGTCACGTGAGCAGCGTCACTTGAGCACCGTCACCGTGATCTTCTCCGACATCACCGGCGGGTCGTGCGGGACGTGGCTTTTATCGCCCAGGGCAATCTGCAGGGTGTAGGTGCCCGGCTCCAACTCCAGCGTCACTTCCGTCTGCCCCTTCCCGAAGTGACGATGGCGGTCGTCTGTGGGGATGGGCATGCCCAGCGATTCGAGTTGATCGACGTTGATCAGCAGGTGGTGGTGGCCCGAATCGGGGAAATCGATGCCCGCCGGCGCGATGCCCATGCCCTTGAGGCCGAACTTGACCGTGACGGGCCCGCTGATTTCAGCGCCGTTTTCCGGGGTGATGAAGTACGCGGTCGCGCCGGCCGGGGACGGCGTACGCGGCATCTGAGCCAGGGCCGGCGATGCCAGTGCGAGGAGCAAAAGAATAATGAGGGTAGATTTCATGAGGTAGAATTCAGAGAACGGGTGCGTCAGGGCTAAGGATGGCCATTACCGCTACTCGTCGTCCCCGCGAACGCGGGGATCCACGCAACCAACCTATCGTGCATGGATCCCCAATCGAGTGGGGGATGACGAACGTGAATGACAACTGTTTGTGGCGTACCGGGGTTGATAGCTCGGTGGCCTACGTATATGACGACCCGTGTATTACGTTTCTGGCCGTCGTCAAAAGCGTCATTGGGCGGGTTTCAGGCTGATCGCGTCGGCGGTGGGGAAATTGGCCGGCACGGGGATCGTCACATTCCCCGTCGCCAGCCACTCGACACTCCGGTTGAGTGCCGTCCGGAAGCCGATGTCGTAGAAGGCCTGCTCGTCCTCCTGGTCGGGCCAGTGGTGGCCAGGAAGGAACGTGAGGACTTTGCCCTCGCCGTAGGGAATCCACCAGATCATGAGTTCGTGGTTGCCGGTGCCGCCCCAAGTGGTGTCCGAATAGGCGGTGGCGAGGATGTTCATGTTGGCCGCCGGCCCGCGCTGGCCGTGGTACAGTTCGTCTTGCGGGTGGAGCCAGGTTTCCGGGAGGCCCTGCATGATCGGATGCGCGGTGTCGCGGACACGGATCTGCCAATCGTGCACTTTGCCATGGCCGGCGCCCCGGCCCTCGCCTGGCGGGACACGAACGACGGCGTCGGTTGAATCGAGGTATACCGTCGTGCCGTCTTCAGGCCGGCGCCAGAGCATCCCGACCATCTCTTCATAGGCCGTCCACCCCGGGAATGGGTTGTTGGAGGCGTGGACCATCAGGGCGTTGCCGCCGCCGCGGATGTAGTCCTCAAACGCCGTCTTGACGCGGTCCGGCCACATTTCACCGTTGTAATCTAACACGACCACATCGTGCCCCTCAAAGTCGGGGTCCCAGCTCTCCCAGGCCTCTGGCGGACTCCCTTTGGGCGGGGTGAGGGTGGTCGCTACGCCGAAGATGCCCGGTTCGGTGAGGATGTCCAGCAGGAGGATGTTGGTCTCCTCCCAGGCGTGGTTGTTCTGGCCGCTGAGGAAGAGAACCGCCGTTGGGGGCAGTGGCGGATCCGAGGCCGGCTGGCAGGCGGAGGCGATCAGGGCCGCGAGCGCAAGGCAGACGGCCGGCAGGCGGAGGGCGAGGGTACGCATCGGTGAGCGGGGAAGGATGGAGGGGGAAGATCAAGTATAGGGGACGCACACGGGTTAATGCAAGGACAGGCCGAACGCACCACTCATCCCCGCTCACGCAAGATCACATGCGCCGCCAGCCGGCCCAGCGGCTCGGGCAGCAGGCGAGAGACGAAGTGGTAATACCAGGTTTTCCAGCCGATGCGCCAGTGGAGCCGGCGCCAGAGAATGCGACGACCGCGAGCGGCTTTCCACACAATCCCGGCGATCCGATCCACCGTCAGCCGGACATCGGCGGACTTCAACCCCGCCCACTGCGCCGAGGCGGTGTCCGCGAGGCCAGTCCGCACCCATATTGGCATGAGGTCGCACACGGCGATGCCGTGGGGCCGGAGCGCGATATCGAGCCCCTGGGTGATGCTGCGGACGGCCATTTTCGAGGCGGCGTAAGCGACGAGGTTGGGATGACCGTGGATGGCGCTGGCCGACGACATGGTGATCACCCGCGCCGGCTTCGAAGCCTTCAGCAGGGGGAGGGCCTGGAGGGTAGTGTTGAGCACGCCCCACACGTTGATGTCGATCACGCGCCGTTGTTCGGCCGCCGGTATCGACTCAAACGCCCCGGCACGGACGATGCCGGCGTTGTTGAACAACACATTCATCCGACCGCCGGTGTGCTCCCCGAAATGCGCGACGGCCCGCTGCATACTCGCCTCGTCGCACACGTCGGCTTCGCCGGCCGAGCAGCGGTGGCGGCCCATGGCATCGGCCAGTGCATTGACGCTGGCGCCGTCGATGTCATACAATCCGACGAACCAGCCTTTCTCAGCAAACAGCAGCGCGGTTGCCCGGCCGATGCCGGCGGCCGCGCCGGTGATAAAAATGGCGGGCTGAAGCGCGGTCACGGGCGAGGAGGGGCTCAGGTGGGGGTGGGATACGTGGAGTCGACCGCCATCGCGGCTTCCAGCAAGGCGTAGGCGGCTTTGGCGTAGGGCATCAGCGAGAACATACTGCCTTTTTTCAGACGCAGCTTGCCAGAGAGCAGGGTGGTCATGGGGTCGACGCGGCGGTCGAGCAGACCGCGCCAGGCCTCGAGCGGTCCGGTCACCACATACGGCACGTTCGCTTCATCGCTCACGTCCGCTATGCGGACGCCCTTGCACCGGCCGGCCTCAAGATCGAGGTACAGGGCGCGGTCCATCGGGATGCCATGCTCCCGATCGGCCTCCAGGATAAACACCATCGGGTTTTTCCACGAGGCGGCGGCTGTATGGTAGGATTCGGACGACTCCAGCCGGCCGCACCAGTCGGCCGCCCAGGCGGCGGTAAATACTTCGGGCATGGGGGGTTAGCTTTTTGCGTGCTCGAGTTCTGCCTTTAGATACGCCGGCAGCCGATGCGTTCCAAACGGAGGCGCAACGATATCGGTGGTGTTGACCCGTTCGAAAAACGCCAGCACCTGGCTCAAACGAGGATCAAACGGTGTGATCATCAGCCGGTTTATGCCCATCACGAATCGAGGCAGTTTGACGTACCGCGGCTTTTTATGTGCGGCGGCGAAGGCGATATCAAACACCTCCTGGCGGGTGAAGATGTCCGGCCCGCCGATGGGGACGACGGCTTCGCCGGCTTCGATGGCGTTCACGCACGCCTCGGCGAGATCGGCCTCGTGGATGGGGTTCGTGCGGGCGGATCCGTCACCGATGAGCGGGGCCACGCCATAGCGTACGATGCGGGGGATGACGGAAAACGCGGAGAAATAGCCGGTCGGCTGCAGGATCGAATACGCCAGTCCGGAATCCTGGAGCGCGTCCTCGAATTCGATGTGCGCCCGAATGTAGCTGAGATGGATCAGGTCGGGCGTCCGGAATACGGAGGCGTACCCGAACCGCGTGACGCCGGCGGCCTTTGCTGCCGTGAGCAGATTGAGGTTGCCGCGGTAGTCGATCGCGCGAAAGTCCGGCGACCAGAGCATCGGGCTCATGGATAACGAAGCGCCAACCGTGGAAAACACGGTGTCCACCCCGTCGCAGGCGGCTCGCATGGCCTCGGTATTACGAATATCCGCCACGCGATGCTCGTCCGTTCCCTCCGGCGCGGCGCCGGCCAATCGGCACAACGTCCGCACCCACCACCCCCGGCGCTTGAACTGGCTCACCAGCTGCCGGCCCAGAACACCCG
This genomic stretch from Rhodothermales bacterium harbors:
- a CDS encoding aldo/keto reductase — its product is MILDSIASTVQLANDVPMPWLGLGVFRTQEGEEVEQSIQWALDAGYRSIDTARIYANEVGVGRAIHRSGVPRTEVFVTTKVWNSDQGYASTLKAFDESLERLGMSYVDLYLIHWPVKGKFRDTWRALETLYAEGRARAIGVSNFLVSHLEELRVGASVVPMVNQVEFHPYLQQPALQDFCRKHGIRLEAWSPIMKGEAVSEPTLAAIGQRHGKNGAQVALRWILQKGVVAIPKSVKKNRIEANADIFDFELTPDEMHQIDGLDRHHRYGPDPDNFNF
- a CDS encoding DUF4399 domain-containing protein, producing the protein MKSTLIILLLLALASPALAQMPRTPSPAGATAYFITPENGAEISGPVTVKFGLKGMGIAPAGIDFPDSGHHHLLINVDQLESLGMPIPTDDRHRHFGKGQTEVTLELEPGTYTLQIALGDKSHVPHDPPVMSEKITVTVLK
- a CDS encoding ThuA domain-containing protein, whose product is MRTLALRLPAVCLALAALIASACQPASDPPLPPTAVLFLSGQNNHAWEETNILLLDILTEPGIFGVATTLTPPKGSPPEAWESWDPDFEGHDVVVLDYNGEMWPDRVKTAFEDYIRGGGNALMVHASNNPFPGWTAYEEMVGMLWRRPEDGTTVYLDSTDAVVRVPPGEGRGAGHGKVHDWQIRVRDTAHPIMQGLPETWLHPQDELYHGQRGPAANMNILATAYSDTTWGGTGNHELMIWWIPYGEGKVLTFLPGHHWPDQEDEQAFYDIGFRTALNRSVEWLATGNVTIPVPANFPTADAISLKPAQ
- a CDS encoding SDR family oxidoreductase, with product MTALQPAIFITGAAAGIGRATALLFAEKGWFVGLYDIDGASVNALADAMGRHRCSAGEADVCDEASMQRAVAHFGEHTGGRMNVLFNNAGIVRAGAFESIPAAEQRRVIDINVWGVLNTTLQALPLLKASKPARVITMSSASAIHGHPNLVAYAASKMAVRSITQGLDIALRPHGIAVCDLMPIWVRTGLADTASAQWAGLKSADVRLTVDRIAGIVWKAARGRRILWRRLHWRIGWKTWYYHFVSRLLPEPLGRLAAHVILRERG
- a CDS encoding SCP2 sterol-binding domain-containing protein translates to MPEVFTAAWAADWCGRLESSESYHTAAASWKNPMVFILEADREHGIPMDRALYLDLEAGRCKGVRIADVSDEANVPYVVTGPLEAWRGLLDRRVDPMTTLLSGKLRLKKGSMFSLMPYAKAAYALLEAAMAVDSTYPTPT
- a CDS encoding SDR family oxidoreductase, whose protein sequence is MAGSSRGRVLVAGASGVLGRQLVSQFKRRGWWVRTLCRLAGAAPEGTDEHRVADIRNTEAMRAACDGVDTVFSTVGASLSMSPMLWSPDFRAIDYRGNLNLLTAAKAAGVTRFGYASVFRTPDLIHLSYIRAHIEFEDALQDSGLAYSILQPTGYFSAFSVIPRIVRYGVAPLIGDGSARTNPIHEADLAEACVNAIEAGEAVVPIGGPDIFTRQEVFDIAFAAAHKKPRYVKLPRFVMGINRLMITPFDPRLSQVLAFFERVNTTDIVAPPFGTHRLPAYLKAELEHAKS